Part of the Bradyrhizobium sp. AZCC 1721 genome, CCGAGCAGCGCCAGGCGTTCCTGCCGAAGATCATGGAGGGCGAGGCGATCTGGGCCTTGGCGTGGGCGGAGGGACGGTCACGTTATGATTTCCACAACGTCACCACCACGGCACGCCGCCAAGGGGACAAGTTTGTTCTGAGCGGAACCAAAGCCGCGGTGGTCGGTGCGCCCTGGGCCGACAAGCTGATCGTTTCGGCGCGCACCTCGGGCCAGCAACGCGATCGCGACGGCGTCAGTCTGTTTGTCGTAGATCGCCATGCGGCCAATCTTCACCTGCAGAGCTTCAAGACCATCGACGGCCGGCGCGCCGCTGAACTCACGCTGATGAAAGTCGAGGTGCCGGCCAGCCAGATGCTGGGGAGCGAAGGCGAGGGCGTCGCTGCCCTGGAGGCGGCTCGCGATCGCGCCATCGCGGCCCTTTGCGCGGAAGCCGTCGGTGCCATGACGGAGCTGAATTCGGCGACGCTCGAATACAGCAAGACGCGCAAGCAGTTCGGGGTTGCGCTGGGAACGTTTCAGGTGCTGCAGCACCGCATGGTCGACATGTTCATCGCGCTTGAGGAATCGATTTCGCTCACTCAGCATTTGAATCTGACCCTGGCGTCGAAGGAACCGAACGGATCGAAACTGGCGTCCGGCGCCAAGACCAAGGTCGGCTACGCCGCACGCTTTGTCGCAGAGCAGGCCGTGCAACTGCACGGCGGCATGGGCATGAGCGACGAGTTGAACGTCGGCCACTACTTCAAGCGAATAAGCTCCATCAACGTCCAGTTCGGCGATCCCGCCTATCATCTGATGCGGTACGCGCAGCAGAGCTGAATCCCCTCCAACACAGCTAGTCGACTTCCGCACCCCGACCAGAGGTAAACAATGACCGAAGCCGTAATCGTCTCGACCGCTCGCACCCCAATTGGCAAGGCTTACAAGGGCGCCCTCAACAATACCGAAGGCGCGACGTTGCTGGGTCATGCCATTTCCGCTGCGTTGTCACGCGCTAACGTGGAGGGCTCCGAGGTCGAGGATGTCGTGATGGGTTGCGCCATGCAACAGGGCACCACGGGTATGAACATTGCGCGCAAGGCGCTGCTCCGGGCTGGACTTCCGGTCAGCGTGGCAGGAACAACCATCGACCGCCAGTGCGCGTCTGGCTTGCAGGCGATTGCTTTGGCTGCGCGCTCGGTCATCTTCGATGGCGTGGAGGTTGCCATCGGCGGCGGCGGTGAATCCATCAGCCTGGTCCAGAACAACCAGATGAACAATTTTCATGCCGTCGATCCTGAACTTCTCGCGATGAAGGGAGACGCCTACATCGCGATGCTGGATACTGCCGAGATCGTGGCGAAGCGCTACGACATCTCGCGCGAACGCCAGGACGAATATAGCCTCGAGAGCCAGCGCCGGACAGCGGCTGCCCAGCAGGGCGGCCGGTTCAGCGACGAACTCGCACCGATCAAGACGACCATGGCGGTGACTGACAAGGCGAGCGGCGCCGTGTCCTATCAGCAGGTGACGCTGTCGGCCGACGAGGGGCCGCGTCCCGATACCACGGCCGAGGGACTTGCCGGCGTCAAGCCGGCCAAGGGGCCGGGCTTCACTGTTACCGGCGGCAATGCCAGTCAGCTTTCGGACGGCGCCAGTGCCGCCGTCATCATGAGCGACAAGCTCGCGGCGCAGAAGGGTCTGAAGCCGCTCGGCGTCTTCCGTGGCTTTGTCAGCGCCGGGTGCGAACCGGACGAGATGGGCGTGGGTCCGGTCTATGCCGTGCCCCGGCTGCTCAAGCGCCACGGCCTCAAGGTAGATGATATCGATCTGTGGGAATTGAACGAGGCATTTGCGGTGCAGGTGATCTATTGCCGCGACAAGCTTGGGATCGATCCCGAAAAGCTCAACGTCAACGGGGGCTCGATTGCGGTTGGCCATCCCTACGGCATGACCGGCGCGCGGCTGACTGGCCACGCCTTGATCGAGGGTCGCCGGCGCAAGGCGAAATACGCCGTTGTTACGATGTGCGTCGGCGGCGGCATGGGCGCCGCAGGCCTCCTCGAAATTGTCCACTGACGACCAACAAACCGGCTAGACCAGAGATCTGTAAAAACACATCGGAGGCACGCGTGAAGACAGCAATTACCGAGATGTTCGGCATCGAACATCCGATCATCCAGGGTGGAATGCACTATGTCGGGTTTGCCGAGCTGGCGGCCGCAGTGTCGAACGCGGGCGGACTCGGAATCATCACCGGCCTGACGCAAAGGACGCCGGAACTGTTGGCCAAAGAAATCGCGCGCTGCCGCGACATGACCGACAAGCCGTTCGGCGTGAACCTGACCTTCCTGCCGAGTTTCACTGCGCCGCCTTATCCAGAGTACATCGCTGCGATCAAGGAAGGTGGCGTCAAGGCAGTGGAAACCGCGGGCCGCAGCCCCGAGCAATACATGCCGGCGCTGAAGGCGGCCGGCATCAAGGTGATCCATAAATGCACCTCGGTGCGGCATTCGCTCAAAGCCGAGAAGATCGGCTGCGACGCTGTCAGCGTTGATGGCTTCGAATGCGGCGGCCATCCCGGCGAGGACGACATCCCGAACATGATCCTGCTGCCGCGTGCGGCGGACGAGCTGAAGATTCCGTTTGTGGCGTCGGGCGGCATGGCCGACGCGCGGAGCCTCGTCGCGGCGCTGTCGATGGGGGCCGCCGGCATGAACATGGGCACCCGCTTCATCGCCACGAAGGAAGCGCCAGTCCACGACAATGTAAAGCAGGCCTTGGTCAAGGCGACCGAACTCGACACCGTGCTGGTCATGCGCGCGCTGCGCAATACGGAGCGTGTCTTGAAGAACAAGGGCGTCGACGAGCTGCTCGAGATCGAGCGCGAAAGGGGCGCAAGCCTGAAGATCGACGACATCCACGAGCAGGTGGCGGGCGTCTATCCGAGGATAATGATCGATGGCGACATGGACGCTGGCGCCTGGAGCTGCGGCATGGTCGTCGGACTCATCAACGACATTCCGACGGTGAAGGAGTTGATCGACCGTATCATGGCAGATGCCGAGCGGTTGATCAGGGAACGGCTTACGGGATTCCTCGACGCCGACAGCAAGGAAGCCTTAATGGTCGCCTGAAGCCTAGCAACGGGAACCAGGGCGGATGGCAGAAGATCGGATCGAGCTCGACACCGGCACAGGTGAGTTGCTGTGTGAAATCCGCCATCGCGTGGCGCTCATCACGCTGAACCGGCCCGAGGCCCGCAATGCCTTGTCCGACCAACTGACCCCTGCGCTGCGGCGCATGATAAGGCAGTGCGGCGATGATTCCGGCGTCGGCGCACTGCTCATCACGGGCGCTGGAGCCGCCTTTTGCGCCGGCGGCGACGTCAAGGGTATGGGGAGCAATTCTGCGAAGGCCGATACGCCGATCCATGAGTGGATCGCCGACTTGCGCATCAAGCAGCGCACCCTCACGGGTGCGTTGGTGGGACTGCGAAAGCCGACGCTCGCGGCGCTTCCCGGGCCTGCCGCGGGGGCAGGGCTTGCGCTCGCACTCGCCTGCGACATTCGAATCGCCGCTGAATCGGCTGTGATGACCACGGGATATGCCCGAATCGGGCTGACGGGGGACTACGGCATCGCCTGGCTGCTGACGCGGCTGGTGGGAACGTCCCGGGCACGCGAGTTGATGTTTCTGTCGGAGCGGATCGACGCACGCCGCTGCGAGACCCTGGGGCTCGTCAACCGGGTGGTGGCCGACGCCGAGCTTCGCGATGTTGCATTTGCGCTTGCAAGGTCCTTGGCCGAGGGCCCCTCGCAAGCATTCGCCGGCATGAAGGACAACCTTGACCATGCCTTGGCCACGGACCTTCTGGATTCGATGGACCAGGAAGCGGCATACATGGTCCGTTCTGCGCGCACGTCGGATCACAAGGAAGCGGTCCGCGCCTTCATCGAGAAGCGCAACCCCGTATTCGCCGGGAACTAGCGTGCGTTCAATCTGAAGGTCCGCATCGCTGACCGGCTTTTCCTAGTAGAGGCGCAGATCAAAAAGCCATTCTGAGGAATTCGGTTGTTATATATGATGATAATCATCTAATGTGGCTCTCTATCTTAGTTCATCCGGGAGCATGCGATGCGTTATCCGAAAGACCATGGGCAGCAGACCCGCAGGCGGATCGTCGAAAATGCTTCCTACGGCCTGCGTCAGAACGGCGCCGACGGCCTGAGTGTGGTCGACCTGATGAAGCTCGCTGACCTGACGCATGGCAGCTTCTACGCCTACTTCAAGTCACGTGACGCTTTGGTCGTTGAAGCGATCGCTTTGGCCATGGATCAAACCATCGCCCATTGGCTGGATCTCACGCAGGGATTGCCTCCCGAGAAAGGATACGACGCAGTCGTCGAGTCCTATCTGAGCCCTCGCCATCGCAATAATCCGGCTCGCGGTTGTGCGCTTCCGGCTTTAGCCGCGGATATCGGACGGTCAGGCCCGGAGGCGCGGCGTACCTTTGCAGGCAGGTTCGAGAAAATGATCGATGTCATCGCCCGTTTGATCCCGAGAGGATCGTCATCGGATGCGCGGCAGGCCGCAGCCGGCGCAATTGCGACCATGGTCGGCTCCATCGTGCTCGCGCGTGCGGCCGGCGACAGGCGGCTGTCTGACGCTCTTCTGGAGGCCGGTCGGCAGGCCTTGCGCAATCAGGACGCTAATGTCTTTCCGAGTCCATAAGCCTCCGGTGCCCATAACTTGCAAAATGCAAGTTATGATCTATGCTGCCGTCAATTGCTCATTTGGCTTGGGAGGTGCGCCTTGAAACTAGCTACCTATCGATCCGCAGGTCAAAATAGGCTCGCGCTCGTCCAAGCCGGCGGCCGCTTGTTGTTTGATCTCGCTGCCGCCTCGCAGCGGGCTGGTAAGCAAAATCCAGCATTCAACTCAATGCTTGACCTTGTGGATTATGGCGACGCCGCGCTGGACGAAGCATCCAACCTTTTCGACCGCTATAGGAAAGATCAGGACTTATGGTCTGCGGTTGCGGAATCCGAACTTCTTGCCCCGTTGCCGGAGCCGCGCCAGATGCGCGACGGCATGTCGTTCCCGGTGCATATCGTTCAAGGCCCGATCGGGCATCTCAAACTAAAGGCGCGGAAGGCAGGCGATACGGCTGAGCTCGCACGTCTGCAGGCTGCGCCGCTGCCCGAGCTGCCCGAGGTGTATCGCAAGCAACCAATCTACTACATTACCAACCGCTTTAGCGTGAAGGGCCCCAACACGACGGTCAAATGGCCGCGTTACAGCCAGGTCATGGACTACGAATTGGAATTCGGAATCGTCACCAAGAACAGGGGCGCGAACATTCCGGCAGCGAAGGCGCGCGACCACATATTCGGCTACACGATCTTCAACGATTTTTCCGCGCGCGATGCCCAGCGGGTGGAGATGGAAGGCCGATTGGGACCCGCCAAAGGCAAGAGCTTCGATGGCGGCAACGTGCTTGGGCCCTGGATCGTGACACCCGACGAAATCGGCGACCCCTACAACCTCAAGATGGAAGCCCGCGTCAACGGCGAGATTCGTTCGCAGGGCACGAGTGAAGGCATGCTGTTTTCGTTCGAGGAAATCATCGCCCACATCAGCCGGGATGAGACGTTGATGCCCGGTGAGTTCATCGGCTCCGGTACCGTGGGCAATGGCTGCGGCCTCGAACTTGGCTGGTATCTCGAGCACGGGGATAGCATCGAGCTCGAGGTCGAGAATATCGGCGTCTTGAAGAATCGGGTCGAGCGTCAAAATATCTAACGAAACTATGGCTTGCAAAATGCAAGCCGCGGTGTAGCCTGCATTTCGCAGATCAAACGATGCGGTCGCAAGAGCCGCCGGCAAACAGGAGGCAGCTTTGTCCGAGGATGCATTGGTGACGCGCGAGCAGCGCGGCAATATCTCCGTTTTGACCATGGTTTATCGGCCGCACAACCTGCTCGGCCCCAAGCTCCTCAACGCGATTGTGGATCAGGTGGGGGCAGCGCAGAAGGCAGGCAGCCGCGCCATCGTCATCCGTAGCGGACTGCGGCATTTCTCCGCCGGCGCCGATCTGGATATCTTCGAGAAGCGGGTAGAGGCAGGCAGCGGAGATCAGGCCGGTGAAAATCGGCAGCTGAACGGCGTCGAATTCCTGCGTTTCATGGAGCTGCTGCCAATCCCGCTAATCGCCAGTGTTCACGGCGTTTGCCTGGGTGGCGGTCTCGAGCTTGCGCTATCATGCGATTACATCATCGCGGCCTCTTCGGCGAAGATCGGCTCGGTCGAGGCGACGCTTGGGCTGCATCCCTTGCTGGGAGGAATCCAGCGTCAGGTGCAGCGGATTGGTGCCCAGCGCGCCAAGGAAATGTCGATGCTGGCGCGACGCTATGATGCGCCGACGCTGGAGAAGTGGGGATTGATCAATCTCACAGTTCCGGAAGAGTCGCTGGAGACGGCGACGATGGCAATCGCGGAGGAGTTTGCGCAGGGACCGACGGTGGCGCATGCCGCGACCAAGGAACTCGCGCATATCGCGGTCAACCAGGGCGTGGTGGCCGCCGACGAGGCGATGGCAAGAGTACAGGCGCCGATCTGGGCGTCGGAAGACCTCAAGACCGGTCTCACGTCATTCCGCAAGAACGGCCCGGGTCTTGCAAAGTTCGCGGGGCGCTAACATGAGTGGCCCCTTGAGTGGAATCCGTGTCGTCGATTTCTCCCGCGTGCTGGCTGGTCCGCTGTGCGCGCGGACGCTGCAGGATCTTGGCGCCGAGGTCATCAAGATCGAACCGCCAAGCCCCGACGTTTCCCGGTTTGCATTTCCATCGACCGACGGCATGTCGGGCTATTACGCCCAGCAAAATGCCGGAAAACGCAATGTCAGCATCAATCTCAATATGCCGGGCGCCTATGAGTTGGTGCTGAAACTCTGCGACACCGCCGATATCGTCGTCGAAAATTTCCGTGCCGGGACTCTGGCTTTCTTCGGCCTTGACTACGAAACACTGTCCAAACGCAACCCGCGCCTGATCTACGCGTCGATAACCGGCTATGGCCAGGGCGGTCCGTGGCGCAGCCGGATGGCGTATGCGCCAACGGTGCAGGCCGAGGCCGGCTTTACCGACAACAGCGTTCGTCACTATGGCAACACGCTGGCGGAGCCGCGTACCGACAGCCTGTCGCATGCAGACGTCTATGCCGGATTGCAGACCGTGATTGCGATTCTCGCAGCGCTCAACAGCCGCCAGAAGACAGGGCAGGGCCAGTATATCGACGTTGCAATGGCGGCGACGCTGCTCGCCGTCAATGAACGAGCGCATGTCGATCTCTCCGACGACGATATCGGGGCGGAGCCCGCGATACTAGGGGCCACCGATTGCCCATTTTTCACGGGACCGCAAGGCGAGCACTTCACGGTTGCGACCAGCATCATCGGCAGCCTGACCTTTCCGTCGTGGCTGCGCGCCATGCGCCGCGTCGATCTGATGGACGATCCCCGGTTCTCCACTGCTGCCGCGCGCCGCTTGAATTTCGGCGTGCTGCACCAGATCATCCAGTCCTGGATCCTGACCTTTCCGGATATGGCGACCCTCGACGCCCAGTTCGACGAGGCCAAGATCGCCATGGGCGAGATCCGTTCGATCAAGGAGCTCACGGCCTCGGAATGGAGCGATTACTGGGGCGCCGTGCAACACGTTCCTGACCGCAGCGGTGGCGAGTATCGACTGCCGGGTCGGCCGTGGCGCTTTTCGGCCGAAGAGTTGACACCGATCGGGGCACCCGCTTTCCAAGGCGAGCATAATTTCGCGGTCTTCAGCGAGCTCGGAGTCAGCGAGGCGGAATTAAAACGCTTAAGCGAAGCGGGCGTGCTTGTTTCGCATCGGCGTGCGCTGCAGCCCGAGATCGTTGCCAAGCCCGAAGCCGAGCCGGGGCAGGCCGCCTGATCAGCCAAACGCCGAAGGGCGCACTGGACATACACGAATCCCGCTCAATATGGTATGAGCTGAATTCGGAGTTGAAAGAGCTATGTCCAGTGTGAAGCGAAGCCGTCTTGCAAACAAGGAATGTTCCATGGCGCGCGCCATGGAAGTTGTCGGCGACCGCTGGTCCATCCTGATCCTGCGCGAGGCCTATTACGGCGTGAAGCGCTTCGACGAGTTCGAATACTATATCGGGATCGCTCCCAATATCTTGAGCACCCGGCTGAAGAAATTCGTTGATGCCGGCGTCATGACGCGGGTGCCGCTACCCGAACACGCCGGTCGATATGAGTACGTTCTGACCGAGAAGGGACGTGATTTCTTTCCGGCCTATCTCGCACTGAAGAAATGGGGCGACGACTGGCTGGCGGAGCCGGCCGGACCGCAGGTCGTGTTCCGCGACCGCGCCGCCGGGCGCCCGATCGAATATCCGGAATTGCGGACAACGAGCGGCAAGCCGTTGCGGCTTGAGGACGTAGAGGTCGTTGCTGGCGCAGGTGCTGTTCCGTTCAATCGCAAGCGATTTGGTGGCGATATCGCCGATCGTGCAGCGGCCGGTACGAAAGCTCCCGCCTCACGACGAAAGCGCAAGTAGCGCTCGCCTGATCTCGACCCGGATCAGATTCGCGCGGTAGTCCGCCGACGCGTAGCGGTCCGAGAGGCACTCTGTGGCCTCACTCAGCAATTTTGCCGCTTGGTCGATATTGTCCCGCGAAAGCGGCTTGCCGGTCAGGAAATCGGCAGCGTGCTGGCCGCCGAACGCATGATTCGCCGCACCGGTGACGCCGATGGAAATCTCGGCGACGACGTCGTCCTGCAGCCGTACTCCGACCGCGATTCCCACGACGGCAAAGCCGCTCGCGGGGTGCCGGATCTTTCGGTAGATGAAGCGCGTACCGGGCTTCGGCCGCGGGATATGGATGCTGGCGAGAATTTCGTCCGGTTCCAGGACGGTGGAAAAGATATCCACGAAGAAGTCCCGTGCCGCCACCCTTCTCAGGCCATTCGGGCCTGCGATCTCGACCTCTGCCTGCAACGCCACCACAACCGCCGGCCAGTCAGCCGCGGGATCGGCGTTCGCGAGCGAGCCGCCGATCGTGCCGCGGTTACGTACCTGGGGATCGGCAATGAGGCTGGCCGCCTGGCGAAAAACCGGCAGCTCCTTGTTCAGCGGCTCGGAAGCAAAGAGTTCGGTATGCGTCGTCAGTGCGCCGATCCTGATGCCGGTCTCGCTGATCTCGATTCCCTTGAGCTCGGCGAGGCCTCCAATATCGATCAGGAGCGCGGGCGATGCCAGCCGCAGCTTCAGCGCCGGCAGCAAGGTATGGCCACCGGCCAAAAGCTTCGTTCCGTCGGGATCGTCGCGCAACAGATCGATCGCCTGGGCGAGCGAAGACGCGCGGACATAATCGAAGGCTGTGGGGATCATTGGGAGGCTCCCGTGCGTGCCTTTTGTACCGCCGTCCAGATTCGGGGTGGCGTCAGCGGCATGTCGAGATGGGTGATACCGAACGGTGACAAGGCATCGAGCACGGCGTGAACCATGCAGGGTGGGGCGGCGATAGAGCCGCTCTCGCCGATACCCTTGACGCCGATCGGATTGGTCGGCGACGGCGTTTCCTGGAACAGCGATCGGATATTCGGCACATGCTCGGCGCGCGGAACGGCATAGTCGAGCAGCGAGCCGGTCAGAAGTTGCCCATTGTCGGGATCGTAGCTGACCTCTTCATAGAGCGCCTGCGCGATGCCCTGCACGACGCCGCCATGGATCTGGCCGGCCGCGAGGCGAGGGTTGATCAGCGTGCCGACGTCGTCGACGGCGACATAGTCGAGAATGTCGACGATCCCGGTCTCCGGATCGACTTCGACATAAGCGAGGTGGATGCCTGACGGCGAACCCATGCCGGTCGGATCATAAAACACCGTCTCATCCAGGCCCGGTGCGACGTCATCCGGCAGTTTGTGCCCGAGATAAGCCATGCGGGCCACCTTGGAGAAGGTAACCGGCGCAATATCGGTGCCGGGCACGCTGAACGCGCCCGCCGAATAGGAAACATCCTTCTCGTCCACTTCCAGCATGCCTGCTGCAATCTTCTTGGCCTTGGCCACAATGCGCTGCGACGACACGTGCACGCTGGATCCGCCGACAGCCATCGAACGGGAATTGAAGGTGCCGTGGCCGGCCTGCACCTGGCGGGTGTCGCCTTGCACGATGTCGATGTTTTCAATCGGAATCTGCAGCACGTCAGCGGCGATCTGCGACAACGACGTGATATGGCCTTGACCCTGGCTCATCGAGCCCGAATAGATCGTGGCCCGTCCGCTGGAATCGATGCTGACCCGTGCGCTTTCCCATCCGCCGCGGTCAAATCCGCCTGGGGCCAGCCGACGCGAAGGTGCCATGCCGCACATATGTGTATAGGCGGCGACGCCAATGCCGCGATAGATGCCGCTGCCGCGCAGGGCTTCGCATTCGCTGCGGCGTCCGTCATAGTCGAAAGCCGCGAGCGCCTTGTCGAGAAGTCCCTGATAGTTGCCGCTGTCATACATCACCCCCATGCTGCCGTAGGGCCGATAGGGAAATTCCGCCGGTTGAACGAAATTCTTCCGCCGCACCTCGACCTGGTCGAGTTTGAGATGGCGCGCCACCGCATCGATCGCGCGCTCGGCGATGTAAGCGCCCTCGGGCCGGCCATAACCGCGATAGGCATCAACCGGTACGGTATTGGTGACGACTACGCGAGAAATGGCTTCGTAATTGTCGATCTTGTAGGTGCCAGTGCCGAAATTGATGGTGTTTACCGTTGGACCGCCGCTCGCCATGTTGGAGAGATAGGCGCCGACATTGCCGAGCGTTGCCACCTTAAGGCCGAGGATGGTGCCATCGTTCTTGAAAGCGATTTCAATGTTCTCGGTATGAGCACGACCATGGCTGGTCGATTGATGACTTTCGGAGCGGCTTTCCCACCATTTGACCGGTGCGTTGAGTTCGCGCGCCAGATAGGGGCAGAGCAGGTCCTCCGGATACAGATGCATCTTGGCGCCGAAGCCGCCCCCGATATCAGGCGCAACCACCCGCAATTGATGCTCGGGAATGCCCACCGTCTCGGCGATCCAACGCCGGTGCATGTGGGGGACTTGGCTGCCGATATAGACTGTCAGTGTGCCGTCCGGCTCTGGCGAGGCAACGATCGCGCGCGTTTCCATGCAGGTCGGGATCAGTCGGTTGTTGACGACGCGTAGTCCGATGACCTGATCGGCTTCGCGGGTGGCTTGCTGGTAGTCGCCTCCGCGCACCTTATAGATCGTGGTGATGTTGCCGGGAACGTTGTCATGGAGTTGCGTCGCGTCTTCACGGATCGCGGCCTCTTCGTCGGTCACCGCGGGCAGCACCTCGTAATCGACCTCGATCAGACCGATCGCGTCGTAGGCTTCGGCCAGCGTTTCCGCCACCACCAGCGCCACGCACTCGCCGACAAAGCGAACGCGATCGGTCGCGAGAACGGGACGGAACGGCACCTTGCTGCCGGGGATGATCCAGTTCGGCACGATCGGGCCCATTTTGCCCTCGAGCACCTTGCCGGACAGGACGAGGCGAACACCCGGTGAGATTTTGGCGGCGGACAGGTCGACGCTTCTGACCTCGGCGTGGGCGTGCGGTGACCGCAGTAACGCCATATGCAGCATACCTGGCAACCTGACATCATCGACGTAGCGGCCCTTGCCGACGAGTAGTTTGAAATCCTCGCGTCGCCTGAGCGGCTGGCCGATATGGCGGATAGCGGTCGTGTCGTTCATGGCTGGTCGCCCTTCGATGCGAGACTTTCGACGGCGCGGACGATGTTGTGATAGCCGGTGCAGCGGCAGATGTTGCCGGCAAGGCCGTGGCGGATGTCGGCCTCGCTCGGATCGGGCTGATCCTTCAATAGCTGGCGCACGCTCATCACCATGCCCGGCGTGCAGAAGCCGCATTGCAGCGCGTGATGCTCGTGGAATGCCGCCTGAACAGGGCTGAGTTCGGCGCCTATGCCGGTCACGCCCTCGATCGTCGTGATCGACGCACCGTCTGCCATAACGGCCAGCACGGTGCAGGATTTTACCGCTTGTCCGTCGATCTCGACGGTACAGGCGCCGCACTGCGAAGTATCGCAGCCGACATGCGTGCCGGTGAGGCCAAGATCCTCCCTGATCAGATGGACCAGCAACCTTCGCGCCTCGACGACGACGGTCTTGCGCGTGCCGTTGATCTCCAGCGTCACGACGTGACGGTTGTCGGGCTCTGGCATGCATCCTCCTGATTGCGGCAGGTTTGGCCGTCCCCTTTTTCTTTACTCGTAGTTACTCTAATAATAAGAGTGACTGGCGGCAAGCGATTTTTTTGGAGCCGGAGACGAGTACTTGGATCCCACTGCCGATCCTATTACTCTGGTAATAAGAGTTGTTTGGAGTCGACGTGGATGCGCTCGAAGAGCTTTGAGGGAATGGCCTGCTCGATTGCCGGCGTGCTCGACGCGGTCGGTGACCGCTGGGCCATTCTGATCCTGCGCGATCTGTCGCTCGGGTTGAGCAAATACGAGGATCTGAGGAAGTCGACTGGCGTTACTCACGCCACGCTGTCCGACCGGCTCAAGCATTTAGAGCAAAACGAACTCATCGAACGGCGGCTGTATCAGAGCGGGCCCGATCGTTACGAGTACCTCCTTACCCGCAAGGGCAGGGAAGTCATCCTGGTCATCCAGGCGCTTGCCCAGGTGGGGGACAAGTGGGCGATCACGGGAAATGCCGGGCCGCCGCTCAAATTCATCAATAAGAACAGTGGCCGTCCGGTGAAGCTCGCGCTGGTCGATGACAAGTCGGGCGAATTGGTACGCTTACGGGACGTCCGGCCGCAGGCCGGCCCAGGCGCCGACGACCTGGTGAGGTGGCGACTGGCCAAGTTCGACCAAGGATGATTTCGGTTTGTCGCTAACCAGCGCCCGGCTTCAGCGCGTACAGGCCAAGAGCAGCCAGCGAAAAGATCGTCAACATCGCGCCTAGCGCAAACATGGCTTCATGCGACAGGGTAGCGGCCAACCATACGCCGGCCGCGGCGTTCATCATTTGCCAGAAACCGAGCAGCGCTGAAGCCGCGCCGGCTTTCTCGCCGAACGGAGAGAGCGCCTGCGCGGTGCCGAGCGGACTGACAATGGCCATACCAAAGAGGAACACGCACATCGCGCAGAGAAATGGCAGGAAAGTCGGGCTGAACAGCGAGACGAGCAAGATCGCCACGCTGCTCGTGGCCGTTGTCAACAAACCGGCGCGGATCGAGAGTTCGAGACCGTAGCAGAGGAGGTTCAGCTCCTCGCGTTGACGTTGGGCTGCCTTGTGCGGTCGTGGCACAACTTGTTCTTCTTGCGCTCTGACGCGCGCGCGC contains:
- a CDS encoding acyl-CoA dehydrogenase family protein, yielding MDIQLTEEQELLRSSIQRFLREQYDFDERRKIVATDEGWSRRHWKSFAELGLCAAPFQESSGGLGGGSLATMIVMQEFGRNLVVEPYFETVVLAGGLIEDVGSPEQRQAFLPKIMEGEAIWALAWAEGRSRYDFHNVTTTARRQGDKFVLSGTKAAVVGAPWADKLIVSARTSGQQRDRDGVSLFVVDRHAANLHLQSFKTIDGRRAAELTLMKVEVPASQMLGSEGEGVAALEAARDRAIAALCAEAVGAMTELNSATLEYSKTRKQFGVALGTFQVLQHRMVDMFIALEESISLTQHLNLTLASKEPNGSKLASGAKTKVGYAARFVAEQAVQLHGGMGMSDELNVGHYFKRISSINVQFGDPAYHLMRYAQQS
- a CDS encoding acetyl-CoA C-acyltransferase gives rise to the protein MTEAVIVSTARTPIGKAYKGALNNTEGATLLGHAISAALSRANVEGSEVEDVVMGCAMQQGTTGMNIARKALLRAGLPVSVAGTTIDRQCASGLQAIALAARSVIFDGVEVAIGGGGESISLVQNNQMNNFHAVDPELLAMKGDAYIAMLDTAEIVAKRYDISRERQDEYSLESQRRTAAAQQGGRFSDELAPIKTTMAVTDKASGAVSYQQVTLSADEGPRPDTTAEGLAGVKPAKGPGFTVTGGNASQLSDGASAAVIMSDKLAAQKGLKPLGVFRGFVSAGCEPDEMGVGPVYAVPRLLKRHGLKVDDIDLWELNEAFAVQVIYCRDKLGIDPEKLNVNGGSIAVGHPYGMTGARLTGHALIEGRRRKAKYAVVTMCVGGGMGAAGLLEIVH
- a CDS encoding NAD(P)H-dependent flavin oxidoreductase, with product MKTAITEMFGIEHPIIQGGMHYVGFAELAAAVSNAGGLGIITGLTQRTPELLAKEIARCRDMTDKPFGVNLTFLPSFTAPPYPEYIAAIKEGGVKAVETAGRSPEQYMPALKAAGIKVIHKCTSVRHSLKAEKIGCDAVSVDGFECGGHPGEDDIPNMILLPRAADELKIPFVASGGMADARSLVAALSMGAAGMNMGTRFIATKEAPVHDNVKQALVKATELDTVLVMRALRNTERVLKNKGVDELLEIERERGASLKIDDIHEQVAGVYPRIMIDGDMDAGAWSCGMVVGLINDIPTVKELIDRIMADAERLIRERLTGFLDADSKEALMVA
- a CDS encoding enoyl-CoA hydratase-related protein, which codes for MAEDRIELDTGTGELLCEIRHRVALITLNRPEARNALSDQLTPALRRMIRQCGDDSGVGALLITGAGAAFCAGGDVKGMGSNSAKADTPIHEWIADLRIKQRTLTGALVGLRKPTLAALPGPAAGAGLALALACDIRIAAESAVMTTGYARIGLTGDYGIAWLLTRLVGTSRARELMFLSERIDARRCETLGLVNRVVADAELRDVAFALARSLAEGPSQAFAGMKDNLDHALATDLLDSMDQEAAYMVRSARTSDHKEAVRAFIEKRNPVFAGN
- a CDS encoding TetR/AcrR family transcriptional regulator, yielding MRYPKDHGQQTRRRIVENASYGLRQNGADGLSVVDLMKLADLTHGSFYAYFKSRDALVVEAIALAMDQTIAHWLDLTQGLPPEKGYDAVVESYLSPRHRNNPARGCALPALAADIGRSGPEARRTFAGRFEKMIDVIARLIPRGSSSDARQAAAGAIATMVGSIVLARAAGDRRLSDALLEAGRQALRNQDANVFPSP
- a CDS encoding fumarylacetoacetate hydrolase family protein, translating into MKLATYRSAGQNRLALVQAGGRLLFDLAAASQRAGKQNPAFNSMLDLVDYGDAALDEASNLFDRYRKDQDLWSAVAESELLAPLPEPRQMRDGMSFPVHIVQGPIGHLKLKARKAGDTAELARLQAAPLPELPEVYRKQPIYYITNRFSVKGPNTTVKWPRYSQVMDYELEFGIVTKNRGANIPAAKARDHIFGYTIFNDFSARDAQRVEMEGRLGPAKGKSFDGGNVLGPWIVTPDEIGDPYNLKMEARVNGEIRSQGTSEGMLFSFEEIIAHISRDETLMPGEFIGSGTVGNGCGLELGWYLEHGDSIELEVENIGVLKNRVERQNI
- a CDS encoding enoyl-CoA hydratase/isomerase family protein, translating into MSEDALVTREQRGNISVLTMVYRPHNLLGPKLLNAIVDQVGAAQKAGSRAIVIRSGLRHFSAGADLDIFEKRVEAGSGDQAGENRQLNGVEFLRFMELLPIPLIASVHGVCLGGGLELALSCDYIIAASSAKIGSVEATLGLHPLLGGIQRQVQRIGAQRAKEMSMLARRYDAPTLEKWGLINLTVPEESLETATMAIAEEFAQGPTVAHAATKELAHIAVNQGVVAADEAMARVQAPIWASEDLKTGLTSFRKNGPGLAKFAGR